The following proteins come from a genomic window of Girardinichthys multiradiatus isolate DD_20200921_A chromosome 8, DD_fGirMul_XY1, whole genome shotgun sequence:
- the LOC124872661 gene encoding metal transporter CNNM4, whose translation MTSAPRLPSRETNMATEWSGQQGYVLTVIICLWSAVGGRSETAAAAGSARVSGGTQVLGMRLERSDKPSSTNDDGVIQVTEESTVQLRFYGLQLHSGAWTLIRFTELADGGGGDEEEEDEREEAVAAARGGSGMMDTPDRTCVDFTKDIKIENYMNVTSRGTSGVLSVHVKPLRKSEPQKEYALCTLSEDGTRWVLLGESDGRLLVVEEKKSLLPMWLQAILISCLLVLSGMFSGLNLGLMALDPMELRIVQSCGTDKEKKYARKIEPIRSKGNYLLCSLLLGNVLVNTTLTILLDDLIGSGLGAVVASTIGIVIFGEIVPQALCSRHGLAVGANTITVTKLFMLLTFPLSFPVSKLLDVLLGQEIGTVYNREKLVGMLRVTEPYNDLDKEELNMIQGALELRTKTVEDVMTPLGNCFMIQADAVLDFNTMSEIMESGYTRIPVYDEERSNIVDILYVKDLAFVDPDDCSNLKTITKFYNHPVHFVFHDTKLDAMLEEFKKGKSHLAIVQKVNNEGEGDPFYEVLGLVTLEDVIEEIIKSEILDESDLYTDNRNKKKVDPNKNKRDFSAFKYEGDSKVKITPQLMLAAHRFLATEVNLFTPFQITEKVLLRILRHPEVIQELKFNENDKRSLQHFLYQKGKPVDYFVLLLQGRVEVEAGNENMKFETGPFSYYGVMALSAPSLEFRSPSHGGNLNRSASLSCTERAQESGSISGSNTQIPGTPFQYIPDFSVRALSDLQYVKVTRAHYQNALLASRLDSTPQSPEGSHARLDISISLPPLTPPEPKTPLALATPPVKHPSSSAQPTPQSTRATFITGSTGRRPSQVLPQATPPPSNHTPLSSVSTAPCALNPAVSSSLSSKSQHSSPSDGLDNGPGETTTLLSEQPNCVGPRRPSYTQPSQHVHTISHAHTESTI comes from the exons ATGACGTCAGCTCCCAGGTTGCCGAGCAGAGAAACAAACATGGCGACAGAATGGAGCGGGCAGCAGGGTTACGTTCTCACTGTCATTATCTGCCTATGGAGCGCGGTCGGCGGCCGGTCGGAGACCGCAGCGGCGGCTGGATCCGCCCGGGTCAGCGGCGGGACTCAGGTCCTTGGCATGCGGCTCGAGCGAAGCGACAAGCCGTCCAGTACCAATGACGACGGTGTCATCCAGGTGACCGAGGAGAGCACCGTGCAGCTCCGGTTTTACGGGTTGCAGCTCCACTCGGGCGCCTGGACGCTGATCCGCTTCACGGAGCTGGCGGACGGCGGCGGCGGggacgaggaggaggaggatgagcgGGAAGAGGCTGTCGCGGCGGCCAGGGGAGGCAGCGGTATGATGGACACGCCGGACAGGACTTGTGTTGACTTCACGAAAGACATCAAAATCGAGAACTACATGAACGTGACCAGCCGGGGCACGTCCGGGGTGCTCAGCGTGCACGTTAAGCCGCTGCGCAAAAGCGAGCCGCAGAAGGAGTATGCTCTATGCACGCTGAGCGAGGATGGCACCAGGTGGGTGCTGCTGGGGGAGAGTGATGGCAGATTGCtggtggtggaggagaagaagtCACTCCTGCCCATGTGGCTGCAGGCGATCCTGATTTCCTGCCTGTTGGTGCTGTCCGGGATGTTTAGCGGCTTGAACCTCGGCCTTATGGCGCTGGACCCCATGGAGCTGCGCATCGTCCAAAGCTGCGGCACCGACAAGGAGAAGAAGTACGCGAGGAAGATTGAGCCAATCCGCAGCAAGGGGAACTACCTGCTGTGCTCCCTCCTGCTGGGCAATGTGCTGGTGAACACCACCCTCACCATCCTCCTGGATGACCTGATCGGGTCCGGCCTGGGCGCGGTGGTGGCTTCCACCATCGGCATTGTGATCTTCGGGGAGATCGTCCCCCAGGCACTGTGCTCCCGCCACGGACTGGCCGTGGGAGCCAACACCATCACGGTCACCAAGCTCTTCATGCTCCTCACTTTCCCGCTCTCCTTCCCGGTCAGCAAGCTCTTGGACGTCCTGCTGGGCCAGGAGATCGGGACCGTGTACAACCGAGAGAAGCTGGTGGGGATGCTCAGGGTGACGGAGCCCTACAACGACCTGGATAAAGAGGAGCTGAACATGATCCAGGGAGCCCTGGAGCTCAGGACCAAAACGGTCGAGGACGTGATGACGCCCCTGGGGAACTGCTTCATGATCCAGGCAGACGCCGTGCTGGACTTCAACACCATGTCGGAGATCATGGAGAGCGGCTACACCCGCATCCCCGTGTACGACGAGGAGAGGTCCAACATCGTGGACATCCTGTACGTCAAGGACCTGGCGTTCGTAGACCCAGACGACTGCAGCAACCTGAAGACCATCACCAAGTTCTACAACCACCCGgtgcattttgtgtttcacgACACCAAGCTGGATGCCATGCTGGAGGAGTTCAAgaaag GTAAATCCCACCTGGCTATTGTCCAAAAGGTGAACAACGAGGGGGAGGGAGATCCTTTCTACGAGGTGCTGGGGCTGGTCACCTTGGAGGACGTCATCGAGGAGATCATCAAGTCTGAAATCTTGGACGAGTCTGACCTCTACA CTGACAACAGAAACAAGAAGAAGGTGGATCCCAACAAAAACAAGCGGGATTTCTCTGCCTTCAAGTATGAGGGCGACAGTAAAGTGAAGATCACCCCCCAGCTCATGCTGGCTGCGCATCGTTTCTTagccacag AGGTGAACTTGTTCACCCCGTTCCAAATCACAGAGAAGGTCTTGCTGAGGATCCTCAGGCACCCAGAAGTCATTCAGGAGCTCAAGTTTAACGAAAATGACAAACGATCTCTTCAGCACTTCCTTTACCAGAAGGGCAAACCTGTTGACTACTTTGTACTTCTCCTGCAg GGACGGGTGGAGGTGGAAGCTGGAAATGAGAACATGAAGTTTGAGACTGGCCCGTTCTCTTACTATGGAGTCATGGCTCTGAGCGCGCCATCTCTGG AGTTTCGTTCTCCGTCACACGGGGGCAACCTGAACCGCTCGGCCTCTCTGAGCTGCACAGAGCGTGCTCAGGAGAGCGGCTCTATCAGCGGAAGCAACACCCAGATTCCAGGAACCCCGTTCCAGTACATCCCAGACTTCAGCGTTCGAGCTCTCTCAGATCTTCAGTATGTCAAG GTCACCCGTGCTCACTACCAGAATGCTCTCTTGGCATCCAGGTTGGACAGTACGCCACAGTCTCCAGAGGGCAGCCACGCCCGCTTGGACATATCCATTTCCTTGCCTCCCTTGACGCCACCAGAACCAAAAACCCCGCTGGCTCTAGCCACGCCTCCTGTAAAGCACCCGTCGTCCAGCGCACAGCCCACACCCCAGAGCACTCGCGCCACCTTCATCACAGGGTCCACCGGCCGCAGGCCGAGCCAAGTTTTACCCCAAGCCACACCGCCTCCCAGCAACCACACCCCTCTCTCGTCTGTGAGCACAGCGCCATGTGCTCTGAATCCTGCTGTGAGCTCATCCCTTTCTTCTAAATCTCAGCATTCCTCACCCTCTGATGGCCTGGACAACGGTCCCGGAGAGACCACCACTCTGCTCAGTGAGCAGCCGAACTGCGTGGGCCCCCGCCGGCCCAGTTACACCCAGCCATCCCAACATGTTCACACTATCAGTCACGCACACACTGAAAGCACCATATAA